The Sebastes fasciatus isolate fSebFas1 chromosome 22, fSebFas1.pri, whole genome shotgun sequence genome includes the window GTTGGTTGCATTTGCAGCCCCAATAAGGCTGCAGAGTTAGCATTGTGATAGCAAAGGAAACCTGCTTTGGAAACCTGCTTTGTGCACGCTAGTTTTTGCAGTTTTGCAGTTTCTCTGGGAATGCATCTCTCCAAGAAATGCTCCGTCTTCAAAGTGGTGCTGAGTGCTCTGATGATAGTGGCGCTCCTGCAGCTCATCTACCTCTCCTTCTTGTCCCAGTTTCACGGTAAGCAGCAGAGGTACAGGTTCTCGAAGCTCTTTGGAGGCTCTGGGGGCAAAAAAGATGGGCACCAAGAGAAGAACTCGAGGAAGGAGCGTCTGAGGTACTCCCTGTCCACTGGTGGGATCTTTGACAACAGTGGTCAGTACAGGGTGTACAAGAACTTGATCAAAAGTGACTTCACCACCAATCTGAAGCCAGGATCTGACTCCACCTCCAATGTCCTGGCTCtagccacacacacaaccatcaaCAACCTGCATCACCTGGAGTCTCTTGTGGAAAGGTGGCACAACCCTCTCTCTGTGGCCATATTCGCACACGGGCAAGATGTCAAGTTTGCCACAGCTCTGGTGTACGCACTCAGCTTCTTCTGCCCTCAGATCCAGTCCTTGGTGGACTTCCACTTGGTCTGCCTCTCTGGGGAGATGGCCAGTTTCCCTGAGCAGGACCGTGAGCATTTCGCAGGGCTTGAGGACTGTGCGTCTGTGTTCTCCAGACTGGAGTCCCACAGGGATAAATACAAGAACTACGCCATCAGTGGGAACGTCTCCTACCCCAATAACCTTCTTCGCAACGTCGCCCGAGGTGGCACAGAGTCCTCCTACGTTTTGGTCATCGACATCGACATGATGCCGAGCGCTGACCTGCACCAGCAGTTCCTGGCCTTGATCGTGAGGCGTGAGCCGGTGATCGAGGAGGTGTTCGTGTTGCCCGCCTTCGAGATCCGCCACGCCCGGAAGATGCCCGCCAACAAGGCCGAGTTGGTGCAGCTCTACCAGGTCGGCGAGGTCAGGCCCTTTTACGAAGAGCTGTGTCCTCGCTGTCAGGCCCCCACCA containing:
- the b4gat1 gene encoding beta-1,4-glucuronyltransferase 1, with amino-acid sequence MHLSKKCSVFKVVLSALMIVALLQLIYLSFLSQFHGKQQRYRFSKLFGGSGGKKDGHQEKNSRKERLRYSLSTGGIFDNSGQYRVYKNLIKSDFTTNLKPGSDSTSNVLALATHTTINNLHHLESLVERWHNPLSVAIFAHGQDVKFATALVYALSFFCPQIQSLVDFHLVCLSGEMASFPEQDREHFAGLEDCASVFSRLESHRDKYKNYAISGNVSYPNNLLRNVARGGTESSYVLVIDIDMMPSADLHQQFLALIVRREPVIEEVFVLPAFEIRHARKMPANKAELVQLYQVGEVRPFYEELCPRCQAPTNYSRWVNSHVRETGTLEVAYTLTWVDPWEPFYIGPHTVPLYDENFKQYGFNRISQACELHVAGFKFSVLSSAFVVHRGFKIQGEFHARKDEENKRNRVLFRSFKEGLKTKYPSSNRRC